From the Acidobacteriota bacterium genome, one window contains:
- a CDS encoding MATE family efflux transporter, with the protein MQVVRPRTRGELWPMVALAVPVVIAELGWMMMGVVDVLMVGRLGPEAIGGVSIGRSIWVFLAIGGIGVLLSLDTFVSQSLGRGRTDEALKYLAQGIWLSLFLALPAMVLLQGVAGRMDLLGIEQSVIDQGHPYLKVCSLSLLPMLLYTTFRRYLQAMERAFPVVLALILANVVNVLFNWVLVFGNWGFPRLGTTGAGWATTASMTFLALSLAAVILLSRRGLREVSWRDGWWHLNLKRIGVVLRLGLPASGQLLLEVGVITAVTILAGQFAVEALAAHQIALTVASVTYMVPLGISAAAAVRVGYAIGQGDPARAKRAGWMAIGLAAVIATIMAAIVGIIPHFLLGLFTQDSSVIRRGVGLLYLAALFQLFDGVQVTAAGALRGAGYTLGPMLWILLGWWVLGLPLGAFLAFRSGMGVHGLWAGLTAALVFMGVVLLGSWNRALTASR; encoded by the coding sequence ATGCAAGTCGTCCGCCCCAGAACCCGTGGTGAGCTGTGGCCCATGGTCGCCCTTGCCGTTCCGGTCGTCATCGCCGAACTCGGCTGGATGATGATGGGGGTGGTGGACGTCCTGATGGTCGGGCGTCTGGGACCGGAGGCGATCGGCGGAGTCAGCATCGGTCGTTCGATATGGGTCTTCCTCGCCATCGGCGGAATCGGCGTGCTACTGAGCCTCGACACGTTTGTCTCTCAGAGTCTCGGCAGGGGTCGAACCGACGAGGCGTTGAAGTATCTAGCGCAGGGGATCTGGCTCTCTCTGTTCCTCGCGCTCCCTGCGATGGTCTTGTTACAGGGGGTTGCGGGGCGGATGGATCTGCTCGGAATCGAGCAGAGTGTCATCGATCAGGGGCATCCGTACTTGAAGGTGTGCAGTCTGTCGCTCCTACCGATGCTGCTCTATACGACGTTTCGTCGCTACCTCCAGGCGATGGAACGGGCGTTCCCGGTGGTACTGGCACTCATCCTGGCCAACGTCGTGAATGTCCTCTTCAACTGGGTTCTGGTCTTCGGCAATTGGGGATTCCCGCGACTCGGAACTACCGGCGCAGGGTGGGCCACCACGGCCTCGATGACGTTCCTCGCGTTGTCGCTGGCCGCTGTCATTCTTCTTAGCCGTCGTGGACTACGCGAGGTCTCGTGGCGTGATGGCTGGTGGCATCTGAACTTGAAGCGGATCGGTGTCGTGCTTCGACTCGGCCTACCGGCGTCGGGCCAACTACTGCTCGAGGTCGGGGTCATTACGGCCGTCACCATCCTCGCGGGACAGTTCGCCGTGGAGGCGCTGGCCGCCCATCAGATCGCTCTCACGGTGGCCAGCGTGACCTACATGGTGCCGTTGGGTATCTCGGCCGCCGCGGCGGTGCGTGTCGGCTACGCGATCGGGCAGGGAGATCCGGCAAGGGCGAAGCGTGCCGGTTGGATGGCGATCGGCCTGGCTGCGGTCATCGCCACGATCATGGCGGCTATCGTCGGGATCATCCCGCACTTCCTGCTCGGTCTCTTCACCCAGGACAGCTCGGTCATCCGGCGCGGCGTGGGGTTGCTCTATCTAGCGGCCCTGTTCCAACTGTTCGATGGAGTCCAGGTCACGGCCGCAGGCGCGCTCCGCGGTGCCGGCTACACGCTGGGTCCCATGTTGTGGATCCTACTGGGCTGGTGGGTTCTGGGGCTGCCACTCGGCGCGTTCCTCGCGTTCCGCTCGGGGATGGGCGTTCATGGACTGTGGGCCGGATTGACCGCCGCCCTCGTCTTCATGGGCGTCGTCCTACTGGGTTCCTGGAATCGGGCGCTCACCGCCTCCCGCTAG
- the egtB gene encoding ergothioneine biosynthesis protein EgtB, which translates to MRSATGSDRLTSERLRQFRSVRAFSLTLAETLSPEDCAIQSMPDVSPTRWHLAHTTWFFETFILRARPDYRVFDPTYEFLFNSYYNTLGPQYPRPERGLLSRPSLDEVIGYRRRVDMELERRLTGDAVDAETIRILELGLHHEQQHQELILTDIKHVLSHHPMSPSYRHGTFDDARPARDAGWDAIEGQLVDIGSDGNGFHFDNEFPRHRAYLAPYELSRRVVTNGEYLEFVRDGGYTRPDSWLALGWDTVSANRWRAPLYWIEKEDGWYEFTLAGLVPLRLQDPVCHVSYFEADAYARWAGARLPTESEWEFAARDQPVEGHTADRLIDAGRAIHPQPDSTVFGDVWEWTQSSYSPYPGYRPPDGALGEYNGKFMCNQYVLRGGSCATPASDHLRRTYRNFFPPEARWQFSGIRLAR; encoded by the coding sequence ATGCGTAGTGCGACCGGCAGCGATCGATTGACTTCCGAGCGACTCCGGCAGTTCCGGTCGGTGCGCGCGTTCTCTCTGACGCTCGCGGAGACGCTGTCTCCGGAAGACTGCGCCATTCAGTCGATGCCCGATGTCAGTCCGACGCGCTGGCACCTTGCACACACCACCTGGTTCTTCGAAACGTTCATTCTCAGGGCTCGGCCGGACTACAGGGTCTTCGATCCAACCTACGAGTTCCTCTTCAACTCCTACTACAACACCCTTGGACCTCAGTACCCGCGGCCGGAGCGTGGCCTGTTGTCGCGACCGAGTCTCGACGAGGTGATCGGATACCGACGCCGCGTCGACATGGAATTGGAGCGTCGACTCACTGGGGATGCCGTTGACGCAGAGACTATTCGTATTCTCGAGTTGGGGCTTCACCACGAGCAGCAGCACCAGGAACTGATCCTGACCGACATCAAGCACGTTCTCAGCCATCATCCGATGTCACCGAGTTACCGGCACGGGACTTTCGACGATGCGAGACCTGCCCGAGACGCAGGGTGGGACGCGATCGAGGGACAGTTAGTCGACATCGGGTCCGATGGAAACGGTTTCCACTTCGACAACGAATTTCCACGTCATCGCGCCTACCTGGCACCCTATGAACTCTCGCGACGCGTCGTGACCAATGGCGAGTACCTGGAGTTCGTGCGTGACGGGGGCTACACGCGGCCGGACAGCTGGCTTGCTCTGGGTTGGGACACGGTGTCCGCAAACCGCTGGCGTGCACCGCTCTACTGGATCGAGAAAGAGGACGGCTGGTACGAGTTCACGCTGGCAGGCCTGGTTCCACTGCGCCTTCAGGATCCGGTCTGTCACGTCAGCTACTTCGAGGCCGATGCCTACGCCCGATGGGCCGGCGCGCGTCTGCCGACGGAATCGGAGTGGGAATTTGCTGCCCGAGACCAACCGGTCGAGGGCCACACGGCGGATCGTCTGATCGACGCGGGACGCGCGATTCATCCACAACCCGACTCGACCGTCTTCGGCGACGTCTGGGAGTGGACGCAGAGCTCCTACTCGCCCTATCCCGGATACCGCCCTCCGGATGGTGCACTTGGCGAGTACAACGGCAAGTTCATGTGCAATCAGTACGTCTTGCGTGGTGGCTCGTGTGCGACGCCCGCGTCAGACCATCTTCGAAGGACCTATCGAAATTTCTTCCCGCCGGAGGCCCGCTGGCAGTTCAGCGGAATTCGACTGGCCCGCTAG
- the egtD gene encoding L-histidine N(alpha)-methyltransferase has product MAGKTSEVDIADARGTEELLDDVIAGLAATNKSLPSKYFYDEAGSRLFDEITRLDEYYVTRTEQAIMDRHAGEMGEQIAENVMLVEYGAGSSIKTRALLDHLDDPVAYVPVDISREHLNQSAESLQAAYPDIEVLPVVGDFTQPFELPIARRTPDHVAAYFPGSTIGNFETEAAHRILRGIAPLCGSGGGLLIGVDLQKDPAVIEAAYNDVDGVTSRFNLNLLRRINRELGGDFDLSQFRHLATYDEKAGCVRTFIVSDVDQIVNVAGRQFSFASDERIHTENSYKYTIDGFAGDAAEAGLELHRVWTDARDYFAVMHFVVP; this is encoded by the coding sequence ATGGCCGGCAAGACGTCAGAGGTAGATATCGCCGACGCCCGGGGGACGGAAGAGCTGCTCGACGATGTGATCGCCGGGCTCGCTGCGACCAACAAATCGTTACCGAGTAAGTACTTCTATGACGAGGCGGGTTCGCGGCTTTTTGACGAGATTACCCGGCTCGACGAGTACTACGTCACCCGGACGGAACAGGCGATCATGGATCGTCACGCTGGTGAGATGGGGGAGCAGATCGCCGAGAACGTGATGCTCGTCGAATACGGCGCCGGAAGCAGCATCAAGACCCGCGCCCTCCTGGACCATCTGGATGATCCGGTGGCGTACGTGCCCGTCGACATCTCGAGAGAACACCTCAACCAATCCGCCGAGTCTCTTCAGGCGGCGTACCCTGACATCGAGGTTCTCCCCGTGGTCGGTGACTTCACCCAACCGTTCGAGTTGCCGATTGCGCGTCGAACACCGGATCACGTCGCCGCCTATTTCCCGGGTTCAACGATCGGTAATTTTGAGACCGAGGCGGCTCACCGCATTCTGCGGGGGATCGCACCCCTCTGTGGTTCCGGGGGTGGTCTACTGATTGGGGTCGACCTGCAGAAGGACCCCGCGGTGATCGAGGCGGCTTACAACGACGTGGATGGCGTCACGTCACGGTTCAACCTGAATCTCCTGCGAAGAATCAATCGAGAGCTGGGCGGCGATTTCGATCTCTCTCAGTTCCGCCATCTGGCAACCTACGACGAGAAGGCCGGATGCGTCCGGACGTTTATCGTGAGTGATGTCGATCAGATCGTCAACGTCGCCGGCCGACAGTTCTCGTTCGCCAGCGACGAGCGAATCCACACCGAGAATTCCTACAAATACACGATCGACGGATTTGCCGGTGACGCCGCAGAAGCGGGCCTCGAACTACACCGGGTTTGGACCGACGCTCGAGACTATTTCGCGGTCATGCATTTCGTGGTGCCATAA
- a CDS encoding tetratricopeptide repeat protein — protein MTARRKLPIYAALLVFGMLAVLRLNPFCLLEPDSPDYLFTARSLATFDGYLEIDHPARTPHAFRPPGLSILLVPMAWIAPYSVVAAKLWILGSGIGLLILLQRFTRLITNRSTAILVSLIVACSPYTLLHGTEVLSEVPFLVLIFGLLLALGYRETADDAALTTVAERHRVLVTVILIWLPLMRTVGFAMLGALLVWSIFVKARRTWLAPLAAALIVNGLWWWRGTKVGSTTYLEGMSARLHDLGGWGYLGTVWDQALFYIKAFAGFVLPGVFFGSPMYERVLIGDAPRMPGAGPLGLVAVAAFLLVALWGLVARRRSDGTLVAIYLLLFLALLAIYPPRQERLIWPLVPVLWVYAAVGILDLRRRLQDAARGSSSFYDRGLRYGIGGFVVAVLALQLYASVAVVATNISWWRGGDSFYEEQVPPGYFADWRRAGMEIAKLGQPWARVLTRHSDVGLTSQRLQDSMRFEEVSPAVLTRAIVGLPARYVAIASTEFRKVAPAHLFEESATFRFQTVWQGRGVRVFEVLPNREGVGSIVPDDLEGRIERCQSAIAIHPRRRDLRRRHVQLLRDARRIEEAVAALDSLEETLGTDARSAWLRGTLLLDLGRYDDAADALNRGILLPDVGRVERSLRRGITRAVEGKRRATEESPPARVRRLVDEAGSFLDSGLLRSATIWLNRAAAIAPGDPSVAFLVSRLDERSGNRERAVRRLERLRSAGHRAAAGLLEEWELERRLLAGEVKLPPSGYVRFAARRTAEGRPGRGLALLERAHRNWPQSVDVARGLGLSWWFHGRPDLAAPLLESVVKTHPGDRESIDALTACRRVLEVD, from the coding sequence ATGACCGCCCGCCGAAAGTTACCAATCTACGCTGCGTTGCTGGTCTTCGGCATGCTTGCGGTCCTGCGACTCAATCCGTTCTGTCTCCTCGAGCCAGACTCGCCGGACTACCTGTTCACCGCTCGGTCTCTCGCCACATTTGACGGCTACCTGGAGATCGATCACCCGGCCCGCACGCCTCACGCGTTCAGGCCGCCGGGGCTTTCGATCCTATTGGTCCCGATGGCATGGATAGCCCCGTACAGCGTGGTCGCGGCGAAACTGTGGATCCTCGGAAGTGGCATCGGGTTGTTGATCCTGTTGCAGCGGTTCACCCGGCTGATCACGAATCGCTCGACCGCGATTCTCGTCTCGTTGATCGTGGCGTGCAGTCCGTACACGTTGCTGCACGGTACGGAGGTTCTTAGCGAGGTCCCATTCCTCGTGCTTATCTTCGGACTCCTTCTGGCACTGGGATATCGGGAAACCGCAGATGATGCCGCGTTGACGACTGTCGCCGAACGTCACAGGGTTCTTGTAACCGTGATACTGATCTGGCTCCCTCTGATGCGAACCGTCGGGTTTGCAATGCTGGGTGCGCTGCTTGTCTGGTCCATTTTCGTCAAGGCCAGGCGTACCTGGCTGGCTCCTCTCGCGGCTGCCCTCATCGTCAACGGCCTGTGGTGGTGGCGGGGAACCAAGGTGGGTTCGACGACCTATCTGGAGGGCATGTCGGCGCGGCTTCACGATTTGGGCGGATGGGGTTACCTGGGCACCGTCTGGGACCAGGCGCTGTTCTACATCAAGGCCTTCGCCGGATTCGTGTTACCCGGCGTCTTCTTCGGTTCGCCGATGTATGAGCGTGTCTTGATTGGTGATGCACCGCGGATGCCGGGTGCAGGCCCGCTGGGCCTCGTCGCGGTGGCGGCGTTCCTGTTGGTCGCACTCTGGGGCCTTGTCGCGCGACGACGATCCGACGGCACGTTGGTCGCGATCTATCTGCTGTTGTTTCTAGCGTTACTCGCGATCTATCCACCACGACAGGAGCGGCTGATCTGGCCACTCGTGCCGGTTCTGTGGGTCTACGCCGCCGTCGGGATTCTCGATCTACGTCGACGTTTACAGGACGCGGCACGCGGCTCGTCGAGCTTCTACGACCGAGGACTTCGATACGGTATCGGTGGCTTCGTGGTCGCGGTTCTGGCTCTCCAGCTCTACGCGAGCGTGGCGGTAGTCGCGACAAATATCTCCTGGTGGCGCGGTGGCGATTCGTTCTACGAAGAACAGGTGCCGCCCGGTTACTTTGCCGACTGGCGGCGGGCCGGCATGGAGATCGCGAAGTTAGGACAACCCTGGGCCCGTGTGCTCACGCGACACTCCGATGTGGGGCTGACCTCGCAACGACTTCAGGATTCGATGCGTTTCGAGGAAGTGTCGCCGGCCGTACTGACCCGCGCAATCGTCGGGCTACCGGCACGCTACGTCGCCATAGCGTCGACCGAATTCCGGAAGGTGGCGCCTGCCCATCTGTTTGAAGAGAGTGCCACATTCCGCTTCCAGACCGTTTGGCAGGGGCGCGGGGTCCGGGTCTTCGAGGTGCTGCCCAATCGAGAAGGTGTGGGGTCGATCGTGCCGGACGACCTGGAGGGTCGGATCGAGCGTTGTCAGAGCGCCATCGCAATCCATCCCCGTCGTCGGGACCTCCGCAGAAGGCACGTGCAGTTGCTTCGCGACGCCCGTCGAATCGAGGAGGCGGTGGCGGCACTCGACTCCCTCGAGGAGACACTCGGGACCGACGCACGCAGCGCGTGGCTTCGGGGAACGCTGCTCCTCGACCTGGGGCGATACGACGACGCGGCCGACGCACTCAACCGAGGGATTCTCTTGCCCGACGTCGGTCGTGTCGAGCGGTCGCTACGTCGTGGCATCACGCGAGCCGTCGAAGGCAAGCGGAGGGCCACCGAGGAGAGCCCACCGGCACGTGTCCGCCGTCTGGTGGACGAGGCCGGTAGTTTCCTCGATTCCGGCCTATTGCGATCGGCCACGATCTGGCTGAACCGCGCCGCGGCCATCGCCCCCGGCGATCCGTCCGTGGCGTTCCTGGTGAGCCGACTTGACGAACGAAGCGGCAACCGCGAGCGTGCCGTCAGACGTCTCGAGCGCCTGCGCTCCGCAGGCCACCGAGCGGCGGCGGGTCTCCTGGAAGAGTGGGAGTTGGAGCGACGTCTACTGGCCGGTGAGGTCAAACTCCCTCCATCGGGCTACGTTCGTTTCGCAGCGCGACGAACCGCCGAAGGACGTCCCGGCCGAGGTCTGGCACTGCTCGAGCGGGCCCATCGAAATTGGCCGCAATCCGTGGACGTCGCTCGCGGGCTCGGGCTCTCGTGGTGGTTTCATGGACGCCCGGACCTTGCAGCGCCGCTCCTCGAATCGGTCGTCAAGACCCATCCGGGAGATCGGGAATCGATCGACGCACTGACCGCGTGTCGTCGGGTCCTGGAAGTCGACTGA
- a CDS encoding MOSC domain-containing protein produces MDETTQHLSLSELEAALPSIRQSPADEGSLRQIACRPTTGERRSLEEAELDVAQGLVGDNWQSRGSRHTDNGSSHPDMQLTLMNARVIQKIAGSVERWALAGDQLFVEFDLSRANLPPGSCLAIGNSVIEITPSPHTGCRKFVDRFGLDAMKFVSSSIGRELNLRGVNARVVVPGAIRVGDIVRRQ; encoded by the coding sequence GTGGACGAAACTACCCAGCACCTGTCTCTCTCGGAGCTGGAGGCCGCACTGCCGTCGATCCGTCAGTCTCCCGCAGACGAAGGCTCGCTCCGGCAGATCGCCTGCCGACCGACCACCGGAGAACGTCGGTCTCTCGAGGAGGCCGAACTGGACGTCGCGCAGGGTCTCGTCGGCGACAACTGGCAATCCCGCGGCAGCCGCCATACGGATAACGGCAGCTCCCATCCCGATATGCAACTGACTCTGATGAACGCCCGAGTCATCCAGAAAATAGCGGGAAGCGTCGAGCGCTGGGCGCTTGCCGGCGATCAGCTTTTTGTGGAGTTCGACCTGAGTCGCGCCAATCTCCCACCGGGGTCGTGCCTGGCGATCGGCAACTCCGTGATCGAGATCACTCCATCGCCCCACACGGGCTGCCGGAAGTTCGTTGACCGATTCGGACTGGACGCGATGAAGTTCGTCAGTTCTTCCATCGGTCGCGAACTGAACCTACGAGGTGTCAACGCTCGCGTCGTGGTTCCCGGCGCGATTCGCGTCGGCGACATCGTCCGTCGACAGTGA
- a CDS encoding alanine--glyoxylate aminotransferase family protein: MSESRLTMIPGPTPVRDAILRKLAIPTCSHQDPSFVDTYRNALNALCRIVRTEDAHPFIVGGGGTLGMEMALINLLDPDDRLLVVSHGFFGDRWEQLANAFGFGCDVIRSEWGRTASLASVVERVDAGDYRAVAITHVDTSTGVVAPLRDFAEALRGRDTFFIVDGVCATAAVDEPFDEYGIDVLLTGPQKAIGAPPGVALEVVSGRAIDHRRSLDRVQGYYADWTRWLPVMENPALYFSTPPVNEIVALEQALQIVLDEGLDRRFARHQRLAAAMRAGMESLGLRVFADSDCRADTLSVLLYPDGVEDGAFRSAVAGRGVVVAGALGPIAGKGFRVGHMGNIGAGEVGRTLQTVGESLVELGVGADPSAALDAASNHLIEEDEA, translated from the coding sequence GTGTCCGAATCCAGATTGACCATGATTCCCGGTCCCACACCCGTTCGCGACGCGATCCTGCGGAAGTTGGCAATCCCGACCTGTTCGCACCAGGACCCGTCGTTTGTTGACACGTATCGCAACGCGCTGAACGCGTTGTGTCGCATTGTTCGTACCGAGGATGCCCATCCCTTCATTGTAGGCGGTGGAGGCACTCTCGGCATGGAAATGGCTCTGATCAACTTGTTGGACCCCGATGATCGGCTTCTGGTCGTCTCTCACGGGTTCTTCGGGGACCGCTGGGAGCAGTTGGCCAATGCGTTCGGATTCGGCTGCGATGTCATCCGATCGGAATGGGGGCGGACGGCGTCGCTCGCCTCGGTCGTCGAGCGTGTCGATGCGGGAGACTATCGAGCCGTCGCCATCACTCACGTGGACACGTCGACGGGGGTTGTCGCTCCGCTCAGAGATTTCGCCGAAGCCCTGCGTGGCCGCGACACGTTTTTCATCGTCGATGGAGTCTGCGCCACCGCGGCCGTGGACGAACCGTTTGACGAATACGGCATCGATGTCCTCTTGACGGGCCCGCAGAAGGCGATCGGTGCCCCTCCGGGCGTCGCTCTCGAAGTCGTCTCCGGACGAGCGATCGATCATCGTCGGTCTCTCGACCGGGTTCAGGGCTATTACGCGGACTGGACCCGCTGGCTTCCGGTCATGGAAAACCCGGCGCTGTATTTCTCGACCCCTCCCGTGAACGAGATCGTCGCGTTGGAGCAGGCTCTCCAGATCGTACTCGATGAGGGCCTCGACAGACGATTCGCTCGGCACCAACGATTGGCGGCAGCGATGCGCGCCGGAATGGAGTCGCTCGGATTGCGCGTCTTCGCCGATTCGGACTGCCGTGCGGATACGCTCAGCGTGTTGCTCTACCCCGACGGAGTCGAAGACGGTGCGTTTCGTTCGGCCGTTGCCGGACGTGGCGTCGTCGTTGCCGGCGCGCTCGGCCCTATTGCCGGCAAGGGGTTCCGTGTGGGTCATATGGGCAATATTGGTGCCGGCGAAGTCGGGCGCACGCTTCAGACGGTCGGGGAGTCTCTCGTTGAGCTGGGGGTGGGCGCCGACCCGTCGGCGGCCCTTGATGCGGCCTCTAACCATTTAATCGAGGAAGACGAGGCGTGA
- a CDS encoding M20/M25/M40 family metallo-hydrolase — translation MNYPWRTLVCLLTLTAIAQAANNSLPGDSGQITADELRGHVGYLAADDLNGRDSGGGEIREAEAYIANAFERFGLAPLPGHDSFFLPFHLYRSNFDKKTTNLTLSIGKEDVVGEVGQQFRPFDFSDNGRVDAEVVFAGYGVSAPDLGYDDYAKIDVEGKIVLLLRHVPNESSGEGSFAAGAATRYGAFATKAQVAVEHGAAGMILVTDPLNHGPNDDLRIGRRLTLDRGSLSAGQQSGPTFLAVHANQSIIGDWLQKAGADLSELQTALDSGKKTHKLTVNGLRASIGVQRVEGAEAVPARNVAGFLEGSDEDLKNEWIVIGGHHDHIGGYHGEGDTIFNGADDNASGISGVLELAQAFASREQRPRRSILFATFSAEEKGLLGSRAMVEQEHFPVHRTVFMFNLDMIGRTDSDQIQVYGDGYARGLREIVDAANEPVGLELTYAGTEYAGNSDHASFYQAGVPFMFFFTGLHDDYHQLGDHADKLDYDRMQQILTVGFNTIETMADADMTPAMIHVVDWLGIQIELVDRDGFDVPVVTHVADESRGYQSGLRSGDVLTALDRRPVAETRSVGKGFRDVQPGSEVELSVRRGEATHTIAVERAKTGYMGVFPTPVDEDRRSELGLPDNEGILLRSVVADGPCGKAGLVAGDIILRVDGRPISASSLSSILSQIGAGETVDMLVLRESERLTIPVTLGERPGRRR, via the coding sequence ATGAACTACCCGTGGCGCACCCTGGTTTGCCTCTTGACCCTGACCGCGATCGCACAGGCGGCAAATAACAGCCTGCCAGGTGATTCCGGTCAGATCACCGCCGATGAGCTTCGCGGTCATGTGGGGTATCTCGCCGCCGACGATCTCAACGGACGGGATAGTGGTGGAGGTGAGATCCGCGAGGCAGAAGCGTATATCGCCAATGCGTTTGAACGGTTCGGTCTGGCACCGCTGCCGGGACATGACAGTTTCTTTCTGCCGTTCCATCTCTATCGCAGCAACTTCGACAAGAAGACGACCAATCTGACTCTGAGTATCGGCAAAGAAGACGTCGTCGGTGAAGTCGGGCAGCAGTTTCGTCCGTTCGATTTCTCCGACAATGGCCGCGTCGATGCGGAAGTGGTCTTCGCCGGTTACGGAGTCTCGGCACCGGATTTGGGCTACGACGACTACGCGAAGATCGATGTCGAAGGCAAGATCGTTCTTCTCCTTCGTCATGTTCCGAACGAATCAAGTGGGGAGGGGAGCTTTGCGGCTGGCGCAGCCACTCGTTACGGTGCGTTCGCTACGAAGGCCCAGGTCGCAGTCGAGCACGGCGCCGCCGGAATGATTCTCGTCACCGACCCGCTCAATCACGGACCGAACGACGATCTTCGGATCGGTCGACGCCTGACGCTGGATCGCGGCAGTCTCTCCGCCGGCCAGCAGAGTGGGCCGACATTTCTAGCGGTGCATGCTAACCAGTCGATAATCGGGGACTGGCTTCAGAAGGCCGGTGCCGATCTGTCGGAGCTGCAGACGGCTCTCGACTCCGGCAAGAAGACCCACAAGTTGACGGTGAACGGCTTGCGAGCCAGCATCGGGGTCCAGCGGGTCGAAGGCGCGGAGGCTGTGCCGGCCCGCAACGTCGCCGGCTTTCTCGAGGGCAGTGACGAGGATCTCAAGAACGAGTGGATCGTCATCGGCGGGCATCACGATCACATCGGCGGTTACCACGGTGAAGGCGATACGATCTTCAATGGGGCCGACGATAATGCCTCTGGGATTTCCGGTGTTCTCGAGCTGGCCCAGGCATTCGCGTCTCGCGAGCAACGACCGCGAAGGAGCATCCTGTTCGCGACATTCTCCGCCGAGGAAAAGGGATTGCTCGGGTCGCGCGCGATGGTCGAACAGGAACATTTCCCGGTCCATCGCACTGTGTTCATGTTCAATCTCGACATGATCGGGAGGACGGATTCGGACCAGATTCAGGTCTACGGTGACGGCTATGCCCGAGGTCTTCGCGAGATCGTCGATGCGGCCAACGAGCCAGTCGGGCTGGAGCTTACCTACGCGGGGACGGAATACGCGGGTAACAGCGACCACGCCAGCTTCTATCAGGCCGGCGTTCCGTTCATGTTCTTCTTCACCGGCCTCCATGACGACTATCACCAACTTGGAGATCACGCAGACAAGCTTGACTACGACCGCATGCAACAGATCCTGACCGTCGGGTTCAACACGATCGAGACGATGGCCGATGCCGACATGACCCCGGCGATGATCCATGTCGTCGATTGGCTAGGGATTCAAATCGAACTCGTCGATCGGGACGGATTCGACGTTCCGGTAGTGACTCACGTCGCCGATGAATCGCGTGGCTACCAGAGTGGATTGCGGTCGGGGGACGTGTTGACGGCCCTCGATCGGCGTCCGGTGGCGGAGACTCGCAGTGTCGGCAAGGGTTTTCGCGACGTGCAACCGGGTTCCGAGGTCGAACTATCGGTGCGACGCGGTGAGGCGACCCATACGATCGCAGTCGAGCGGGCGAAGACCGGCTACATGGGCGTCTTCCCGACCCCCGTTGATGAGGACAGAAGAAGCGAATTGGGCCTACCGGACAACGAGGGCATTCTACTGCGCTCCGTGGTAGCCGATGGGCCATGCGGGAAGGCCGGTCTGGTGGCCGGGGATATCATTCTCCGAGTCGACGGTCGACCGATCAGCGCGTCGTCGCTCTCGTCGATCCTGTCCCAGATCGGGGCGGGCGAAACCGTTGACATGCTGGTCTTGCGAGAGAGTGAGCGACTGACGATTCCGGTCACGCTCGGGGAGCGCCCGGGCCGGCGTCGTTAG